In Paenibacillus guangzhouensis, a single window of DNA contains:
- a CDS encoding ABC transporter substrate-binding protein has protein sequence MALGISACGPAQQTAPVTNDNAVPAKEMTIEEIEKQAKQEGKIVSVGMPDNWANWKGTWDDITSKYGLTHSDTDLSSAEELAKFEAEKNNPTADIGDVGISFGPLAKEKDLTMPYKPTHWNEIPDWAKDKDGHWMVAYQGTIAVITDKNQVKNPPKTWDDILKGDYKVSITDVTKGTQAQMGVLAAAIAHGGDERNIQPGLDFFAKLAEQKRLTTLEINTGVLEKGEVAVALLWDFNALGYRDQIDPNRFEVSILQEGSVVSGYTTIINKYAPHPNAAKLTREYILSDEGQINLARGYARPIRENVKLPEDVAKKLIPAEQYKNAKPIKDYKAWEETSKQLPLMWQDQVLIHMN, from the coding sequence ATGGCTTTGGGAATATCGGCATGCGGTCCTGCTCAGCAAACGGCTCCAGTAACAAACGACAATGCCGTGCCTGCCAAGGAAATGACGATCGAAGAGATAGAGAAGCAAGCGAAACAGGAAGGGAAGATCGTAAGTGTCGGCATGCCTGACAACTGGGCCAATTGGAAGGGGACCTGGGACGATATCACTTCCAAATATGGATTAACCCACTCGGATACGGATTTGTCCAGTGCTGAAGAACTTGCGAAATTTGAAGCAGAGAAGAATAATCCAACGGCTGATATCGGCGATGTGGGGATTTCGTTCGGACCGCTCGCGAAAGAAAAAGACTTAACGATGCCGTACAAGCCTACCCATTGGAACGAGATCCCGGACTGGGCCAAAGACAAGGATGGACATTGGATGGTAGCTTATCAAGGAACAATTGCCGTCATCACCGATAAAAATCAGGTGAAGAATCCTCCGAAAACCTGGGACGACATCCTTAAAGGCGATTACAAAGTGTCGATCACGGACGTTACAAAAGGAACGCAGGCCCAAATGGGAGTGTTGGCGGCAGCCATTGCGCATGGAGGAGACGAGCGTAACATTCAGCCGGGTTTGGACTTTTTTGCGAAATTAGCGGAACAGAAAAGATTGACGACGCTGGAAATCAATACGGGGGTATTGGAAAAGGGTGAGGTTGCTGTTGCGTTGCTGTGGGATTTTAATGCGCTGGGCTATCGCGACCAAATCGATCCGAACCGTTTTGAAGTCAGCATTCTTCAAGAAGGCAGTGTCGTCAGCGGCTATACGACGATCATCAATAAGTACGCGCCTCATCCGAATGCAGCTAAGCTTACGCGCGAATATATTCTGAGCGATGAAGGCCAGATCAATTTGGCAAGAGGTTATGCCCGTCCGATTCGTGAGAATGTGAAGCTGCCAGAAGACGTTGCCAAGAAGCTGATTCCAGCGGAGCAATACAAAAATGCAAAACCGATCAAAGACTATAAGGCCTGGGAAGAAACATCCAAACAATTGCCTCTGATGTGGCAGGATCAAGTCTTGATTCATATGAACTAG
- the galA gene encoding beta-galactosidase GalA: MDKEVTQPLRERLLMDAGWRFALGHATDIKRDFDFWAGKPFAKQAEGRGAIHPNFDDSDWREIRLPHDWAVELDFVHSSDNDIDYHGYKPIGRLHPATSIGWYRKRFMVSRSDEGKRLSIEFDGIFRDSMIWLNGYYLGRHESGYTSFRCDITDCVRFDGPNVLVVRADASHVEGWFYEGAGIYRHVWLVKTNPVHVAHWGTYVTSEVHDGFAEVTLQTTIANASDDATIGRIESAIYDADGRCVATVQSDSCLIGAWKEHEFIQRVRVDHPLLWDLHSPHLYRLVTIVKDGETNADEYATSFGIRNIHFDSDQGFFLNGRHVTIQGVCCHQDHAGVGTALPDRLQYYRIEKLKELGVNAYRTSHHPPTPELLEACDRLGMLVMDEHRQVGCSEETANQLRSLVKRDRNHPSIILWSIGNEEGGIQDTEAGARTARTMKRIVQALDPTRLVSYGGNNGGQRAGINGVVDVRGWNYWKIGANLDEYHRHHPKKPMIGSEEASTLCTRGMYQNDAEQGYVSAYDENFPDWGSGAEEWMNYYAKRPYLAGAFVWTGFDYRGEPLPYRWPCISSQFGLMDTCGFPKDNYYYYQAWWTEKTVLHLLPHWNWPGKEGQDIDVRCYSNCEEVELLLNGRRIGRTPMRQLGHVSWMVPYEPGILMAIGYRNGQEIATVSRETANAPVALRLVPDRSVIHADGEDVSCVAVEIVDDEGRVVPVADNEVVFSITGPGVFIGVGNGNPSSHEPDKFYDRDAVWKRKAFKGLCMAIVQSTQEPGELCITAESTGLAAAIVMIQTKACVLRSSI, from the coding sequence ATGGATAAAGAAGTAACACAGCCGCTTCGGGAGCGGTTGTTGATGGATGCCGGCTGGCGATTCGCGTTGGGTCACGCAACAGACATCAAGCGCGACTTCGATTTCTGGGCAGGTAAGCCGTTTGCCAAACAAGCGGAAGGCCGGGGTGCGATTCATCCGAATTTTGACGATAGTGATTGGCGCGAAATTCGCCTGCCACATGATTGGGCGGTCGAGCTGGATTTCGTACATTCGTCAGACAATGACATCGATTATCACGGCTATAAGCCGATCGGCAGGCTCCATCCGGCGACTTCGATCGGGTGGTACCGCAAGAGGTTTATGGTCTCGAGAAGCGACGAAGGAAAAAGGCTCTCCATCGAATTCGACGGGATCTTCCGCGACAGTATGATTTGGCTTAATGGTTATTATCTCGGACGCCACGAGAGCGGATATACGAGTTTTCGCTGCGATATAACCGATTGCGTCAGATTCGACGGCCCGAATGTGCTTGTCGTACGTGCCGACGCAAGCCACGTCGAGGGTTGGTTCTATGAAGGTGCCGGCATCTACCGGCATGTCTGGCTTGTAAAAACGAACCCGGTGCATGTAGCACATTGGGGAACGTATGTGACTTCAGAGGTCCATGACGGATTCGCGGAGGTGACCCTTCAGACGACGATTGCCAACGCATCGGATGATGCAACAATCGGTAGGATTGAGTCGGCGATTTATGATGCTGATGGCCGATGCGTAGCGACAGTCCAGTCGGATTCATGCCTGATCGGAGCGTGGAAGGAACATGAATTTATCCAGCGTGTACGCGTGGATCATCCGCTGCTCTGGGACCTTCATTCACCGCACCTCTATCGTCTTGTGACGATCGTCAAGGATGGCGAGACGAATGCTGATGAATATGCAACATCGTTTGGCATTCGCAACATTCACTTCGATTCAGATCAAGGCTTTTTCTTGAACGGGCGGCATGTTACGATCCAAGGCGTCTGTTGCCATCAGGACCATGCCGGTGTTGGGACGGCGCTGCCGGACCGCCTGCAATATTACCGCATCGAGAAGCTGAAGGAGCTCGGCGTCAATGCCTACCGAACATCACATCATCCGCCAACCCCCGAGCTGCTCGAAGCCTGTGACCGACTAGGGATGCTCGTCATGGATGAGCATCGGCAGGTGGGCTGCAGCGAGGAGACCGCTAATCAATTGCGCAGCTTAGTGAAGCGCGACCGCAACCATCCCAGCATCATATTATGGTCGATCGGCAATGAAGAGGGCGGGATTCAAGACACGGAAGCCGGTGCTCGTACAGCGCGAACGATGAAGCGAATCGTACAGGCGCTTGATCCGACACGTCTTGTCAGCTACGGCGGGAATAACGGCGGGCAGAGGGCAGGGATTAACGGCGTGGTCGATGTACGTGGCTGGAACTATTGGAAAATCGGCGCAAATTTAGATGAATATCATCGACATCATCCGAAAAAGCCTATGATCGGCAGCGAGGAAGCGAGCACACTGTGCACGCGCGGCATGTACCAGAACGATGCGGAGCAAGGATATGTTTCGGCTTATGACGAGAATTTCCCCGACTGGGGATCTGGTGCCGAAGAATGGATGAACTATTATGCGAAGCGGCCGTATTTGGCAGGCGCTTTTGTATGGACCGGATTTGATTACCGAGGCGAGCCGCTTCCTTATCGCTGGCCTTGTATTAGCTCGCAATTCGGCTTAATGGATACCTGTGGGTTTCCTAAAGACAACTACTATTATTATCAGGCTTGGTGGACGGAAAAGACGGTGTTGCACCTACTCCCGCACTGGAATTGGCCGGGCAAGGAAGGACAGGACATCGATGTGCGCTGTTACAGCAACTGCGAGGAAGTAGAGTTGCTGCTGAACGGCCGTCGCATCGGGCGTACGCCAATGCGGCAGCTGGGGCATGTGAGCTGGATGGTGCCCTATGAGCCAGGCATATTAATGGCCATCGGCTATCGAAATGGTCAGGAAATCGCGACGGTCTCTAGGGAAACGGCAAACGCGCCTGTCGCGCTGCGACTGGTCCCGGATCGTTCGGTGATTCATGCTGACGGGGAGGATGTGTCATGTGTCGCTGTGGAAATCGTGGATGATGAAGGCAGGGTGGTGCCTGTCGCCGACAATGAGGTGGTATTTTCGATCACAGGACCAGGTGTGTTCATCGGTGTCGGCAATGGTAACCCGAGCAGCCACGAACCGGATAAATTCTACGATCGTGACGCAGTTTGGAAGCGGAAAGCGTTCAAGGGGCTTTGCATGGCAATCGTCCAGTCCACGCAAGAACCGGGCGAGCTCTGTATTACGGCTGAGTCGACCGGACTAGCTGCTGCCATAGTAATGATACAGACGAAGGCGTGTGTATTGCGTTCGTCTATTTAA
- a CDS encoding glycoside hydrolase family protein, with translation MMNETSCTITLKLTQFDEAEPIRSASCEFGESSVEQELVLGESIWHVHYTRQSVASNEDAIDGEATFKVDKGSVSNANVSVGLKLDRWSQDNYLFMPAAAYNGNRFRVSEQQYPPMLEREEEISVDIPTTITDVPRLSLEPGPSIIELRTGDLATPAVGCYLHSQKKGLLLLTYQGTVLGDSGLTAEESGDRSEAVISISAPAVRSSKYSMCNTKETSDDRGFDFHEQDEVTIKFRLYAFDCSDISTLFDYFAKVRKDLTGPTELRHEIPFSAAWDLLEEKYNRDNWQRDFEFYRSSTSPDPVFGEWQTGWVGGAINTYPMLAIGNGLSKERSVKTLNFLFDTIQAPSGFFYGIYCKGNRLGDAFRRHEETSIVLLRKNADVLYFMAKQLMLMDKLGEPIPDRWKEGLIRACNAFVRLWNKYGQFGQFVDLEKEEMIIGGSSSAGIAPAGLALAGQYFNRPDYTAIADLAGQYYYDHFVQQGVTTGAPGEICQCPDSESAFALLESYVVLYETTGDQKWLRMAEETAKLCATWVVSYDFQYAEEAEFRKLDLRSTGAVWASVQNKHAAPGICTFSGASLFKLYRATGNGFYLELLQDIAHNLPQYLSRADRPLRISWGGNRDGSSYSPPGWMGERVNLSDWEGKENIGEVAGGSCWCEVSCMLTYFEVPGVYIQKDTGFICAIDHVDVEVVDNNAATMSVKLINRTKFTAKVNVFVESRADMAQVLGENALLDQRTMVIEPYAEYSFMIHK, from the coding sequence ATGATGAACGAAACCAGCTGCACCATTACCCTGAAGCTAACTCAATTTGATGAAGCTGAACCGATTCGTTCGGCATCATGCGAATTCGGTGAATCCAGCGTTGAGCAGGAGCTTGTGCTGGGTGAATCGATATGGCATGTCCATTATACAAGGCAATCGGTCGCATCGAATGAAGATGCGATCGATGGTGAAGCAACCTTTAAAGTTGACAAGGGATCCGTGAGCAATGCCAACGTATCGGTTGGGTTAAAGCTGGACCGCTGGTCGCAGGACAACTATCTGTTCATGCCAGCGGCAGCTTACAACGGCAACCGCTTTCGGGTCAGCGAGCAGCAATACCCGCCTATGTTGGAGCGCGAAGAGGAGATCAGCGTCGATATTCCGACGACGATTACGGATGTGCCAAGACTGAGCTTGGAGCCAGGACCTTCAATCATTGAGCTGCGAACAGGGGACCTAGCTACGCCAGCTGTCGGATGTTATTTGCATTCGCAGAAGAAGGGCTTGCTGCTGCTGACCTATCAAGGAACGGTACTTGGCGATTCCGGCTTGACCGCCGAAGAAAGCGGCGATCGCTCCGAGGCGGTGATCTCGATTTCCGCTCCAGCGGTTCGAAGCAGTAAATACAGTATGTGCAACACGAAAGAGACATCCGATGACCGTGGATTCGATTTTCACGAACAAGACGAGGTGACGATCAAATTCAGACTGTATGCTTTCGATTGTTCCGACATTTCGACGTTGTTCGATTATTTCGCGAAGGTTCGCAAAGATTTAACCGGTCCTACCGAGCTCAGGCATGAAATCCCTTTCTCAGCCGCTTGGGATCTATTGGAGGAGAAATATAACCGGGACAATTGGCAGCGCGATTTTGAGTTTTACCGCTCATCGACTTCACCGGATCCCGTGTTTGGCGAATGGCAGACCGGGTGGGTCGGGGGTGCAATAAATACATACCCAATGCTCGCCATCGGAAACGGGTTATCCAAAGAACGTTCGGTTAAGACCTTGAATTTCTTGTTCGACACGATCCAAGCGCCATCAGGTTTTTTTTACGGCATTTATTGCAAAGGAAATCGCTTAGGCGACGCTTTCCGCCGTCATGAAGAAACTTCGATTGTGTTGCTGCGCAAAAATGCGGATGTCCTATACTTCATGGCAAAACAGCTGATGCTAATGGACAAATTAGGCGAACCCATTCCGGACCGTTGGAAAGAAGGGTTGATCCGGGCCTGCAACGCGTTTGTTCGCCTGTGGAACAAGTACGGACAATTCGGCCAGTTCGTGGATCTGGAGAAAGAAGAAATGATTATCGGCGGCAGCAGCAGTGCAGGAATCGCACCTGCGGGGTTGGCCTTGGCAGGGCAATACTTTAATCGCCCGGATTACACCGCCATAGCAGACCTTGCAGGGCAATATTATTACGATCATTTCGTACAGCAAGGCGTTACGACCGGTGCCCCGGGTGAAATCTGCCAATGCCCGGACAGCGAATCGGCGTTTGCGTTACTAGAATCATATGTTGTTTTATATGAAACGACGGGAGACCAGAAGTGGCTTCGTATGGCAGAGGAAACAGCCAAATTATGCGCGACATGGGTTGTGTCTTACGATTTTCAATATGCCGAGGAAGCGGAATTCCGCAAGCTCGATTTGCGATCGACGGGAGCAGTCTGGGCAAGTGTTCAGAATAAGCACGCGGCGCCGGGAATATGCACGTTCTCGGGCGCATCCTTATTTAAGCTGTACCGTGCGACAGGAAATGGTTTTTATCTGGAACTGCTTCAAGATATCGCACATAACCTGCCACAATATTTGTCCAGAGCGGATCGTCCGCTTCGCATATCCTGGGGCGGGAATCGCGATGGATCATCATATTCGCCTCCAGGTTGGATGGGCGAGCGGGTCAATCTAAGCGACTGGGAAGGAAAAGAGAATATTGGCGAGGTTGCTGGCGGTTCTTGCTGGTGTGAGGTTTCCTGCATGCTAACGTATTTCGAGGTTCCAGGTGTATACATTCAAAAAGATACGGGGTTCATCTGCGCGATCGATCATGTGGATGTTGAAGTCGTCGACAATAATGCTGCAACGATGTCGGTGAAGCTCATAAATCGTACGAAATTTACGGCGAAGGTCAACGTTTTCGTTGAGAGTAGAGCGGATATGGCGCAGGTGCTAGGTGAAAATGCATTGCTTGATCAACGAACGATGGTTATCGAACCATACGCTGAGTACTCATTCATGATTCATAAATGA